The following proteins are co-located in the Lagenorhynchus albirostris chromosome 2, mLagAlb1.1, whole genome shotgun sequence genome:
- the AMIGO1 gene encoding amphoterin-induced protein 1, with translation MQPQCDLRGLWLLLLSLFLLLFEEARAGRPLVSCPAACLCASNILSCSKQQLPNVPHSLPSYTALLDLSHNNLSRLRAEWTPTRLTHLHSLLLSHNQLNFISSEAFSPVPNLRYLDLSSNQLRTLDEFLFSELQALEVLLLYNNHIMAVDRCAFDDVVQLQKLYLSQNQISRFPLELVKEGAKLPKLTLLDLSSNKLKNLPLPDLQKLPAWIKNGLYLHNNPLHCDCELYQLFSHWQYRQLSSVMDFQEDLYCMSSKKLHNVFSLSFLNCSEYKERAWEAHLGDTLTIKCDTKQQGMTKVWVTPSNERVLDEVANSTVTVSKDGSLHFRRVQVEDGGVYTCYAMGEAFNETLSVELKVYNFTLHGHHDTLNTAYTTLVGCILSVVLVLIYLYLTPCRCWCRGVEKPSSHQGDSLSSSMLSTTPNHDPMAGGDKDDGFDQRVAFLEPAGPGQGQNGKLKPGNTLPVPEATGKGQRRMSDPESVSSVFSDTPIVV, from the coding sequence ATGCAACCCCAGTGTGACCTGCGAGGCCTCTGGCTCCTGCTGCTGTCCTTGTTCCTGCTCCTCTTTGAGGAGGCCAGAGCTGGCCGTCCCTTGGTTAGCTGTCCAGCCGCCTGCCTGTGTGCCAGCAACATCCTCAGCTGCTCCAAGCAGCAGCTGCCCAACGTGCCCCACTCCTTGCCCAGCTACACGGCGCTCCTGGACCTCAGCCACAACAACCTGAGCCGCCTGCGGGCCGAGTGGACCCCCACGCGCCTGACCCACCTGCACTCCCTGCTGCTGAGCCACAACCAGCTGAACTTCATCTCCTCTGAGGCCTTTTCCCCAGTACCCAACCTGCGCTACCTGGACCTCTCCTCCAACCAGCTGCGTACCCTGGACGAGTTCCTGTTCAGTGAACTGCAGGCGCTGGAGGTGCTGCTGCTCTACAATAACCACATTATGGCAGTTGACCGCTGCGCCTTCGACGACGTGGTCCAGCTGCAGAAACTCTACTTGAGCCAGAACCAGATCTCCCGCTTCCCCCTGGAACTGGTCAAGGAAGGAGCCAAGCTACCCAAACTAACGCTCCTGGACCTCTCCTCCAACAAGCTAAAGAACTTACCATTGCCCGACCTGCAGAAGCTGCCCGCCTGGATCAAGAATGGGCTGTACCTGCACAACAACCCGCTACACTGCGACTGTGAGCTCTACCAGCTCTTTTCCCACTGGCAGTACCGGCAGCTGAGCTCCGTGATGGACTTTCAGGAGGACCTGTACTGCATGAGCTCCAAGAAGCTGCACAATGTCTTCAGTCTGAGTTTCCTCAATTGCAGCGAGTACAAGGAACGTGCCTGGGAGGCCCACCTGGGTGACACCTTGACCATCAAGTGTGACACCAAGCAGCAGGGGATGACCAAAGTGTGGGTGACACCAAGCAATGAACGGGTGCTAGATGAGGTGGCCAACAGCACAGTGACGGTGTCCAAGGATGGCAGTCTTCATTTCCGGCGGGTGCAGGTCGAGGATGGGGGCGTGTATACCTGCTATGCCATGGGGGAGGCTTTCAATGAGACACTGTCTGTGGAGTTGAAAGTATACAATTTCACCTTGCACGGACACCATGACACCCTCAACACAGCCTATACCACCCTCGTGGGCTGTATCCTCAGTGTGGTCCTGGTCCTCATATACCTGTACCTCACCCCTTGCCGCTGCTGGTGCCGGGGTGTCGAGAAGCCTTCCAGCCATCAAGGAGACAGCCTCAGCTCTTCCATGCTTAGTACCACACCCAACCACGATCCTATGGCTGGTGGGGACAAGGATGATGGTTTTGACCAGCGGGTGGCCTTCCTGGAACCTGCTGGACCCGGGCAGGGTCAGAACGGCAAGCTCAAGCCAGGCAACACCCTGCCGGTGCCTGAGGCGACAGGCAAGGGCCAGCGGAGGATGTCAGATCCAGAATCAGTCAGCTCGGTCTTCTCTGATACGCCCATTGTGGTGTGA
- the LOC132514555 gene encoding probable transmembrane reductase CYB561D1 isoform X1 — translation MQSLEVGLVPAPQREPRLTRWLRRGSGILAHLVALGFTIFLTVLSRPGTSLFSWHPVFMALAFCLCMAEAILLFSPEHSLFFFCSRKARIRLHWAGQTLAILCAALGLGFIISSRTRSELPHLVSWHSWVGALTLLATSVQALCGLCLLCPRAARVSRVARLKLYHLTCGLVIYLMATVTVLLGMHSVWFQAQIKGAAWYLCLALPLYPALVIMHQISSFYLPRKKMEM, via the exons ATGCAGTCCCTGGAGGTAGGTCTGGTTCCCGCTCCACAGAGGGAGCCGAGACTGACCCGGTGGCTGCGGAGAGGCAGTGGGATCTTGGCGCACCTGGTCGCTTTGGGCTTCACCATCTTTCTGACAGTGCTGTCCCGGCCAGGAACGA GTCTTTTCTCCTGGCACCCTGTATTCATGGCCTTGGCG TTCTGCCTCTGCATGGCTGAGGCCATCCTACTCTTCTCGCCTGAGCACTCCCTGTTCTTCTTCTGCTCCCGAAAGGCCCGGATCCGACTCCATTGGGCGGGGCAGACCCTAGCCATCCTCTGCGCagccctgggcctgggctttATCATCTCCAGCAGGACCCGCAGTGAGCTGCCCCACCTGGTGTCCTGGCACAGCTGGGTAGGGGCTCTGACATTGCTGGCCACTAGCGTCCAGGCACTGTGTGGGCTCTGCCTCCTCTGTCCCCGGGCAGCCAGGGTCTCAAGGGTGGCTCGCCTCAAGCTCTACCATCTGACATGTGGACTGGTGATCTACCTAATGGCTACGGTAACAGTGCTCCTGGGTATGCACTCTGTGTGGTTCCAGGCCCAGATCAAAGGTGCAGCCTGGTACCTGTGTCTGGCGCTGCCCCTCTATCCAGCCCTGGTAATCATGCACCAGATCTCCAGCTTCTACTTgccaaggaagaaaatggaaatgtga
- the LOC132514555 gene encoding probable transmembrane reductase CYB561D1 isoform X2 has protein sequence MAEAILLFSPEHSLFFFCSRKARIRLHWAGQTLAILCAALGLGFIISSRTRSELPHLVSWHSWVGALTLLATSVQALCGLCLLCPRAARVSRVARLKLYHLTCGLVIYLMATVTVLLGMHSVWFQAQIKGAAWYLCLALPLYPALVIMHQISSFYLPRKKMEM, from the coding sequence ATGGCTGAGGCCATCCTACTCTTCTCGCCTGAGCACTCCCTGTTCTTCTTCTGCTCCCGAAAGGCCCGGATCCGACTCCATTGGGCGGGGCAGACCCTAGCCATCCTCTGCGCagccctgggcctgggctttATCATCTCCAGCAGGACCCGCAGTGAGCTGCCCCACCTGGTGTCCTGGCACAGCTGGGTAGGGGCTCTGACATTGCTGGCCACTAGCGTCCAGGCACTGTGTGGGCTCTGCCTCCTCTGTCCCCGGGCAGCCAGGGTCTCAAGGGTGGCTCGCCTCAAGCTCTACCATCTGACATGTGGACTGGTGATCTACCTAATGGCTACGGTAACAGTGCTCCTGGGTATGCACTCTGTGTGGTTCCAGGCCCAGATCAAAGGTGCAGCCTGGTACCTGTGTCTGGCGCTGCCCCTCTATCCAGCCCTGGTAATCATGCACCAGATCTCCAGCTTCTACTTgccaaggaagaaaatggaaatgtga
- the ATXN7L2 gene encoding ataxin-7-like protein 2 isoform X4 has product MAVRERAAAAMAALERRVPSLDDFAGQSWSSWVERAELPAADGAELEENNKNLKKLDAMTLIKEERRHGPLSKLYARAPPPPPAPASSQKCHVVNGQGPACRAPGSTKTSSREKGQGSRSRGHQPPEKTQKDNLCLFVPVVNLEKMSSLPKPDGHGIRVAPPSAFLSQPAGLTKDSPGKNPMASPSKELPGRGSIEITPSEGSSHRAEGSPSEKEPGGARLPPKTHRKMARKECDLNRQCGVINPETKKICTRLLTCKIHSVHQRREVQGRAKDFDVLVAELKANSRKGESPKEKSPGRKEAALERPSQEPPSSVQVVAAVAAPSSTFSARAKQTYPYCALPRSRASSESELDDEGPCGGDGDPGLFPFPLPRGGTQASSEESEEEGTSDDLHLPTDCHYATRPPRPQAFCTFGSRLVSPGCYVFSRRLDRFCSALSSMLERHLSSHMWKKIPPAAEPPSHLVSSPPSAPLSPSSTGSCPRLPGPPPRPACPASTPPTKDSLGPGYPAGSPNVAAACSQAECMGGSQAITSPLPANTPSPSFSKLPPSKASKSSKGKDGLEVEAPSRKRKLSPGPTTFKRTCVLEPTGKGKPSGCRGLSAKTKTGLGMGLNGTVEPRVKRAGPLDCRGSPHQPPTPVKASHLDNQGAAGHPAKALPTNCLSEEEVAKKRKNLATYCRPVKAKHCQAGAPADAACSVRRKKPGPALAFEEKCSTLKGHFLNWLWPSLQDLELPLFPEGEKAGLHEL; this is encoded by the exons AAAGAAGACATGGGCCGCTCAGCAAGCTTTACGCCcgggccccacccccacctccagcccctgccaGCTCTCAGAAATGCCATGTAGTGAACGGTCAGGGCCCAGCTTGTAGGGCCCCAGGTTCCACCAAAACCTCCTCCAGGGAGAAGGGCCAGGGGTCCCGGAGCCGTGGCCACCAGCCTCCAGAGAAGACCCAGAAGGACAACCTCTG CCTTTTCGTGCCTGTGGTGAATCTGGAAAAGATGTCCAGTCTCCCGAAGCCTGATGGACACGGAATCAGGGTGGCTCCGCCCTCTGCTTTCCTCAGCCAGCCGGCTGGCCTCACCAAGGACTCCCCTGGAAAAAACCCCATGGCATCCCCTTCTAAAGAACTTCCTGGCAGAGGGAGCATCGAGATAACCCCCAGCGAGGGCTCCAGTCACCGGGCTGAAGGCAGCCCGTCTGAAAAGGAGCCTGGTGGGGCCAGGCTGCCCCCTAAAACCCACCGGAAGATGGCTC GGAAGGAGTGCGACCTCAACAGGCAGTGTGGGGTAATAAATCCAGAGACCAAAAAGATCTGTACCCGCCTGCTGACCTGCAAG ATCCACTCCGTGCACCAGCGCAGGGAAGTCCAGGGCCGAGCCAAGGACTTTGACGTGCTGGTGGCAGAGCTGAAGGCCAACTCCCGCAAAGGGGAGTCTCCCAAGGAGAAGAGCCCAGGGCGCAAGGAGGCAGCTCTTGAGcgcccctcccaggagcccccCTCCTCAGTCCAGGTTGTGGCAGCAGTGGCTGCTCCCAGCAGCACCTTCTCTGCTCGTGCCAAGCAGACCTACCCATACTGTGCACTGCCCAG GTCCCGGGCCTCCTCTGAGAGTGAGTTGGATGATGAAGGCCCTTGTGGTGGTGATGGGGACCCAGGCCTgttccccttccccctgccccggGGTGGTACCCAGGCCTCCAGCGAGGAGAGTGAGGAGGAGGGGACATCTGATGACCTCCACCTCCCCACTGACTGCCATTATGCAACCCGGCCCCCTCGGCCGCAGGCG TTCTGCACCTTTGGGAGCCGGCTGGTGAGTCCAGGATGCTACGTGTTTAGCCGCCGGCTGGACCGGTTCTGCTCGGCACTGAGCTCTATGCTGGAACGGCACCTCAGCTCACACATGTGGAA GAAGATCCCCCCGGCGGCTGAGCCTCCATCCCACCTTGTCAGCTCCCCGCCATCTGCTCCCCTGAGCCCATCCTCTACGGGCAGCTGCCCCCGCCTTCCAGGCCCACCCCCCAGACCTGCCTGCCCAGCCTCCACGCCCCCCACCAAGGACAGCCTTGGCCCTGGCTACCCTGCAGGCTCCCCCAACGTGGCAGCCGCCTGCAGCCAGGCGGAGTGCATGGGTGGGAGCCAGGCTATCACCTCACCACTGCCTGCCAACACACCTTCCCCGTCCTTCAGCAAGCTCCCACCTTCCAAGGCCAGCAAGTCATCCAAAGGCAAGGACGGGCTCGAGGTGGAGGCTCCTTCTCGAAAGCGAAAGTTATCCCCTGGGCCCACCACTTTCAAACGGACCTGCGTCCTGGAGCCCACTGGAAAAGGCAAACCCTCTGGCTGCCGGGGCCTCTCGGCCAAGACTAAAACAGGCCTGGGCATGGGGCTTAATGGGACGGTGGAGCCAAGAGTGAAGCGGGCAGGGCCCCTGGACTGTCGGGGTTCCCCTCATCAGCCCCCCACGCCAGTCAAGGCTTCTCACCTGGACAACCAGGGAGCGGCTGGACACCCGGCCAAGGCCCTGCCGACCAACTGCCTCTCTGAGGAGGAGGTAGCCAAGAAGCGGAAAAACCTGGCCACTTACTGCCGGCCAGTGAAGGCCAAGCACTGCCAGGCTGGTGCCCCTGCCGACGCGGCCTGCTCTGTGCGCCGCAAGAAGCCGGGTCCAGCCCTGGCCTTTGAGGAGAAGTGTTCTACACTGAAG GGCCACTTTCTGAATTGGCTGTGGCCCTCACTCCAGGACTTGGAGCTACCTCTGTTCCCCGAAGGAGAGAAAGCTGGACTCCATGAGCTCTGA
- the ATXN7L2 gene encoding ataxin-7-like protein 2 isoform X5, translating to MAVRERAAAAMAALERRVPSLDDFAGQSWSSWVERAELPAADGAELEENNKNLKKLDAMTLIKEERRHGPLSKLYARAPPPPPAPASSQKCHVVNGQGPACRAPGSTKTSSREKGQGSRSRGHQPPEKTQKDNLCLFVPVVNLEKMSSLPKPDGHGIRVAPPSAFLSQPAGLTKDSPGKNPMASPSKELPGRGSIEITPSEGSSHRAEGSPSEKEPGGARLPPKTHRKMARKECDLNRQCGVINPETKKICTRLLTCKIHSVHQRREVQGRAKDFDVLVAELKANSRKGESPKEKSPGRKEAALERPSQEPPSSVQVVAAVAAPSSTFSARAKQTYPYCALPRSRASSESELDDEGPCGGDGDPGLFPFPLPRGGTQASSEESEEEGTSDDLHLPTDCHYATRPPRPQAFCTFGSRLVSPGCYVFSRRLDRFCSALSSMLERHLSSHMWKKIPPAAEPPSHLVSSPPSAPLSPSSTGSCPRLPGPPPRPACPASTPPTKDSLGPGYPAGSPNVAAACSQAECMGGSQAITSPLPANTPSPSFSKLPPSKASKSSKGKDGLEVEAPSRKRKLSPGPTTFKRTCVLEPTGKGKPSGCRGLSAKTKTGLGMGLNGTVEPRVKRAGPLDCRGSPHQPPTPVKASHLDNQGAAGHPAKALPTNCLSEEEVAKKRKNLATYCRPVKAKHCQAGAPADAACSVRRKKPGPALAFEEKCSTLKDLELPLFPEGEKAGLHEL from the exons AAAGAAGACATGGGCCGCTCAGCAAGCTTTACGCCcgggccccacccccacctccagcccctgccaGCTCTCAGAAATGCCATGTAGTGAACGGTCAGGGCCCAGCTTGTAGGGCCCCAGGTTCCACCAAAACCTCCTCCAGGGAGAAGGGCCAGGGGTCCCGGAGCCGTGGCCACCAGCCTCCAGAGAAGACCCAGAAGGACAACCTCTG CCTTTTCGTGCCTGTGGTGAATCTGGAAAAGATGTCCAGTCTCCCGAAGCCTGATGGACACGGAATCAGGGTGGCTCCGCCCTCTGCTTTCCTCAGCCAGCCGGCTGGCCTCACCAAGGACTCCCCTGGAAAAAACCCCATGGCATCCCCTTCTAAAGAACTTCCTGGCAGAGGGAGCATCGAGATAACCCCCAGCGAGGGCTCCAGTCACCGGGCTGAAGGCAGCCCGTCTGAAAAGGAGCCTGGTGGGGCCAGGCTGCCCCCTAAAACCCACCGGAAGATGGCTC GGAAGGAGTGCGACCTCAACAGGCAGTGTGGGGTAATAAATCCAGAGACCAAAAAGATCTGTACCCGCCTGCTGACCTGCAAG ATCCACTCCGTGCACCAGCGCAGGGAAGTCCAGGGCCGAGCCAAGGACTTTGACGTGCTGGTGGCAGAGCTGAAGGCCAACTCCCGCAAAGGGGAGTCTCCCAAGGAGAAGAGCCCAGGGCGCAAGGAGGCAGCTCTTGAGcgcccctcccaggagcccccCTCCTCAGTCCAGGTTGTGGCAGCAGTGGCTGCTCCCAGCAGCACCTTCTCTGCTCGTGCCAAGCAGACCTACCCATACTGTGCACTGCCCAG GTCCCGGGCCTCCTCTGAGAGTGAGTTGGATGATGAAGGCCCTTGTGGTGGTGATGGGGACCCAGGCCTgttccccttccccctgccccggGGTGGTACCCAGGCCTCCAGCGAGGAGAGTGAGGAGGAGGGGACATCTGATGACCTCCACCTCCCCACTGACTGCCATTATGCAACCCGGCCCCCTCGGCCGCAGGCG TTCTGCACCTTTGGGAGCCGGCTGGTGAGTCCAGGATGCTACGTGTTTAGCCGCCGGCTGGACCGGTTCTGCTCGGCACTGAGCTCTATGCTGGAACGGCACCTCAGCTCACACATGTGGAA GAAGATCCCCCCGGCGGCTGAGCCTCCATCCCACCTTGTCAGCTCCCCGCCATCTGCTCCCCTGAGCCCATCCTCTACGGGCAGCTGCCCCCGCCTTCCAGGCCCACCCCCCAGACCTGCCTGCCCAGCCTCCACGCCCCCCACCAAGGACAGCCTTGGCCCTGGCTACCCTGCAGGCTCCCCCAACGTGGCAGCCGCCTGCAGCCAGGCGGAGTGCATGGGTGGGAGCCAGGCTATCACCTCACCACTGCCTGCCAACACACCTTCCCCGTCCTTCAGCAAGCTCCCACCTTCCAAGGCCAGCAAGTCATCCAAAGGCAAGGACGGGCTCGAGGTGGAGGCTCCTTCTCGAAAGCGAAAGTTATCCCCTGGGCCCACCACTTTCAAACGGACCTGCGTCCTGGAGCCCACTGGAAAAGGCAAACCCTCTGGCTGCCGGGGCCTCTCGGCCAAGACTAAAACAGGCCTGGGCATGGGGCTTAATGGGACGGTGGAGCCAAGAGTGAAGCGGGCAGGGCCCCTGGACTGTCGGGGTTCCCCTCATCAGCCCCCCACGCCAGTCAAGGCTTCTCACCTGGACAACCAGGGAGCGGCTGGACACCCGGCCAAGGCCCTGCCGACCAACTGCCTCTCTGAGGAGGAGGTAGCCAAGAAGCGGAAAAACCTGGCCACTTACTGCCGGCCAGTGAAGGCCAAGCACTGCCAGGCTGGTGCCCCTGCCGACGCGGCCTGCTCTGTGCGCCGCAAGAAGCCGGGTCCAGCCCTGGCCTTTGAGGAGAAGTGTTCTACACTGAAG GACTTGGAGCTACCTCTGTTCCCCGAAGGAGAGAAAGCTGGACTCCATGAGCTCTGA